The nucleotide sequence ggggattttgaaTAGTGGCTTGAAATACCATTTGTACTTTCCTGAAACGACTCCAGGGCTTCTTGAGTTCTGGCAGATGATTGGCTTTGTCTCTGCAGGGGCCTCATTTAGTTCAGCCCATGAGCACTCGGAAATGATACACTGGTGACAGCCTCCTCAGCAGTTGGTGTTGCAAATAGTTCAGCTGTGAGTGTAGTAATTGTTGTGAGGTGCCTTCCTGCAGGGGGAAGCGAGGGCATCCCCGAAGAAATTACAGGGGAGAAACACAGGGATCTACTGGAGCAGGGTCTGAGGTGCTCAtgtaaaacaaaccaaaacaaaaaccaaacccaaacaaacaaaaaaccccaacccaaccaTGTTTTCCAACTAAATATACAAAGTTCTTCTTCAAACTCCCACCCATCACTTCACACGGGTGGGAGTTACTTCACGCTCACTTGAAACAAAAGGTAGAGAAATCAGGCAAGTTCTTGTATGTGTGACAAAAGAAAGGGGCCTTCACAAAGCTTCTGAAAAAGAACCTGGGGCACTTCAGGGCTCAGAGCCTGCCTGAGCCCCCCTGACAGGTGATGGGAAATGCCTATTTTATTGACTGTCCCCTGGCTCCACCAGCTGCCGGGACAAAGCCCCTCCCTTGGTTTTTGCCAAGGGCAAAGGATTCATTTTATTGATGCTTTGCCACCTGCTCATTAGGGAGATGGGCCCTGGCTTTGGCAGGGGAAGTTCTCCAAGCTGCAGTGGCtgtgaaggaagagaagagcaCTTGACCCCCTCTGTGAGCCCCTCCACCCCTGGTACCTTCTGTCCCACCTGGACCTGCCACCCGAAGCTCACTGcaaacccagcagagctgccaaaaTCCCTTTGTATTTAACCAAGCAACACCAGCAGATACAAGGTTTGCAGTCCACTTTTATGTTTTCCAGATAAAAATGTTGAAGAATAACGTTGTATATGACTCCCAGTGGAAGAGCACAACATTTACCAGCCCATAAGGGCTTTGAGAGCAGCTACATCTGCAATCCCTCCACTCTTCCCTTTTCAAGAACTAAAATGAGCCCATTCTTGAAGAACACAGTGTCatgattttcttctgaaagaggCTGTGGTGGCTGTGTCACAGAACGAGCTGAACCTGGattgttgatttatttttcctttttaaatcaTATCAGCACACTGAGAAACctgtaaatgtgttttaaagGCTCTGAGGAGTACAGtgatttaaatgcttttttccagATCAATATTAGTGTGCCTTTTTGAAAATTGATAGTACAGAATTACAGCGTGTACACTCTGGGGAGttctcagtgtttttaaaattaagctgTGCTATTTTTGTGCTCATCTGTGTGAGCTGCCAATTTTCATGCAAATTATGGATTCTTAAAATAACCAAACATACAAAAGCAATGTTGAGTTTCCTTCAGAGGAGAGCCTTCATCTCAACGCAGCAGCTTGATTTTAGTACGGTTTTTGTAGCAGACTAAATTGTATCTTTGCAGGCCAACATCTCTGGTACAGCCCGGGATGGTTCTTCGTGGATCCACTTCAGCGGGGACCCACGCTGTGCTCCAAAATGCTTCCAATGTGAGCACAGATCCAACCTAAACCCTTATCCGAAGTCGGGGTGCAGCTCATGCTTGCCTTTGGCTGTCCCTTTGGCACAAGCTCTCAGCGCTCGAGTGCCAAGGCAAAGCTGCAGAGTCCGAGTTCCGACCCGTGCAGATGAATCTCGCTGTGGAATTTGCTTTCGCGccagccaggggctgggagcggggctggcgTGCAGGAATGAGGAGCGGACGGATCATCCCTACACACAGCAGCCCGAATCCAAATAAACTCTGAGCACTAAGCTGCCTTAAAACTGCCCGAACAGATCGGCCCTGCAAATATCGGCCCCCAGTTCTGgctctgtaaatatttttcttctcatgaaaAGTGCCGGCCGGGTCggatcctgccctctccctccCCGATATCGGAGGTATTTTATATGTTATTTTTCTCGCAGCAAACACAGCCGCAGGGTCCAAAGTTGCAACCGGGGGCAGGGACGCGACCGCCCCCCGAGCCCGGTGATGCGGGGTCGGGCCGCAGTGCTGAATCACGGcgggggagaaggagaaggggaaggggaaaaggggaagggggaaaaggggaaaaaggggcaGGGGGGCGGTGCCGGCTGCTCACGTCACTGTTATGTCTCCGCGGCTCCGCCGGGGCGGGGACAGCGACAgcggcgggcgggaggcgggggggccgcggccccgctcccctgacagcccccgctcccctccctccctccctccctccccagcccggcCTCCGGCTCGGCGCTCCCGGGAAGATGTGGGTGAAgctgtgctgtttgctgctctACTTCCTGGCGCTCTTCGTGCTGGCCCGGGTGTTCGAGGCCGTGGCGTGGTACGAGAGCGGCTTCCTCGCCACGCAGCTGGTGGACCCGGTGGCGCTGAGCTTCAGGAAGCTGCGGACCATCCTGGAGTGCCGCGGGCTGGGGCACTCGGGGCTGCCCGAGAAGAAGGATGTGCGGGAGCTGGTGGAGAAGTCAGGTACGCGGAGCTCCCCGTGACCCGGGGGGACGAACGGAGGTCGGTGTCCGGCCACCCCGCGTGGGCTCTGGCCGCCCTTGGATGGAGACCCGGGCGCTGCTTCCCTTCGGAGGGCGGGTTTGGGGAGCGAGCTGGCTCCCCCCAGCAAGGGGGCCCATGGAGGGAGGCCGGGGACCTCGGGGGGTGACGGTCAAAGCCCGGCGGCGTTGTGAGCCCGAGCGGGCTGCGCCGAGGGAAAGGCCTGCGCTGGACGGGGCACCAGCAGCggcccttccctccccttcgCCGGGAGTTCCGCTGCGGGCGGTCGGGTCAGTGCGGGTGGCACAGATGGGAGCGAATGTCGTCTGCCGTGAAAAACGAGGAGGAGAGACACCAAATAGCTGCGGTAGGCTACTGTTTACAGCTGGGGCCAGCTTGGTCCCGTGTATTCCCACCCGTTTGCTGGGTTTATTACAGGTACGGCTATCAAGATGGGCCTCAAGGAAAGCGATGATTTCATAGCTGAGGAGCAGAAGGGATGGGTACCCAAGGTTGAGGTGGTTTTATACAAGGAGAGCAGAACTAGTTCCTGCATACAAAAAACAGCTTGGAAAAAGGCAGGGAGGCATTTCGGAAGTAAGGAGAACCAGGTGAAGGAGGTGGACTTCTTGGGGGTGATGAACAGCGAGGGATGGAGAGCAGTGGAGATGTAAGAATGGCAGAAGTGTCCTGAAAGTAAGGATGCTGCCTGGAGCAGTCGGAGGGAGCTGGCCCCAAGGACTGGGAGATGGGGCTGATGTAATAGCTGTAGTGCCAGCCAAGCAGGAAAATGTGCGTAGCTGGTTTTAAATCAATGATGGAAGGGCTGCTGAtccaggagagagagaaatccCAGCGATCAGGATAGGCAGTGAGGGTCTCTAATAtctggacagagagggaggaggattTAGAAGGATGTAGTGCCTGCCATATAACCTTAAGAATTCTAGTTTAAATAATTGATATTAATCCTGGGCATTTAAATCTAatttgctgttactgttcattgtttgtttatgtttttatgTTGTTTATTGGCTTTGCTGCTCCAACAGTAAAAAGCATTAGGCACTTTCACTTTTGTTTCCAATCACTTTCACTCCTTGGCTGTCAGGTACTTTCATGATGTCATGATGTTTGGGTTGCATATGCTGCAGGGAAGTGTTTAACTCCAAACAAACTGTATTAACCAACTTCTTCAAATGTCATGGAAACACTTGTCATACCAACAGGCTTTGCAGCATTTTTCCGTGGTTGTgttttggtggttgtttttcctctaaattttatgaatatttttgcAAACCCCTCAAGGGTTTCAGCTGTTAcacttatttttgtatttttaaggaaaCTGGTTTTGGACAAGACTTCATTTCTTAAAGCTTAGTAGATTAGTTACTAGAATGCTGGTTGTCATTAACAGTGTTTGTAATGATTGTGAAACAGAACATGAGAAGGAAATGAGATTGCGAAGGAATCATAATCAGATGATTTTACTGTGAGCTCTTTACATCGCTGCAACTGGAGTTCATGGGAACTTTTCCCAACTGTGCAAACAGAAGCCAACAGCTAAACTGCCTGAGATTTTTACTTTACACTGGGTTTTGGTCCAAAATTAATGATTGACATTTTGGAAGTCTGTTTGAATTATCAGTGTTAAGAAGTTGCTTGCTGCAAAATTGCAAGCCtgtgaaatgaaagcaaagatgtACCGACTAAAATTGCTCTCAACCACTGAATGTTGTTATTTGCAGAGAATGAACCTTAgatgtttttattcctttgtgtGCTCATGCGTGTGGTACATCTGTGTAATCAGAAACAGAGCGTTCGTGTCTTCTGTGGTCTTACTGAAGTCAATTTGTTCATAGTCATGTCACCAGAGATAGAATTATAGTAACTACTTTAGCTACCTTTGTGCTGAAAAGGTTCTCTGAGCAACCGTTCAAATATAGTTAGTTAAGCTGTTACTAGAATTCGTGAAGTAATCTTTCTCCAGTGCCATTTTAGTCGAATTTCTCCAATTGTCTCTTTTTCAGGAGACCTCATGGAAGGAGAGCTTTATTCAGCTCTCAAAGAGGAAGAGGCCTCTGAATCAGTTTCCAGTACAAACTTCAGTGGTGAAATGCATTTCTATGAGCTTGTAGAAGACACAAAAGATGGGATCTGGCTGGTACAGGTATAtaaattttattgtttatttttgtatatttatcACATCCAAAATGTGTTTCAAAGGAGGAGTTTATGAGGGCAGTTAACTAGTTGTAAAAATGTGTAACAAAGAGATGGTGACAAAGATAAACTTCATCTGGAAGATGaggaataaaagaataaaacaagaaaGGCTGGAAGTGCCAGAGTTCCTATacagacaggaagaaaaaaaagcctgttatTCTTTAGattgctttttgaaaagcagGCACTTTAGAACCAGAAAACAAGTGAAGCAGCACACACTGAAGTACACAGAATATGTGAGTCCTTGGCCCTGGGATTGTAAGAGCCTGTGTAATGTGTGAAGTAGGTGCATTAGTACAGATGCTCCCAGCTGGTAcaggctcctggtgctgctcttccttttggCTGCATTACATGCTCAGACCCAACCAGTTTAAGTTTCTGCTTGTCTGAGAGGTTAGAGCACTTGTAAAATCTCTGTTGGCTCTTCACAAAGGCAGGAAGGATCTCAGTCTGCTAACTTCCCAGACTAGCAGACTGCTTCTACAACATATTCCAGTGGCTTAAAGTTAACTTTCTCCCAAACATTTTGGGCCCAGCAATTTTAGAGCGTGCTTCCCTACTGCTGCATGAGAACAAGAGATCATTtaggaaaataaagacagacTTTTTCCAATAGGATTCTGAAGCAATTAATCATCATTCCTGAGAACATAAGTAGCCTAGACCAAaatgtagaaattatttttctgtgtcaaCTTCTCTGTTGATAAGAGGGTGTTTTTAAGTCATAAGTTCCCTGCTAACAGCCACATCAGGCAAATCCCCCACCAGGCAATTAATTGTTCAGTTGACAGCTCCTACCTGATTTGTCTGGTTTCACttcatgttttctctttaaCAGCAAGTCATTAAATCTTGATAATCTATTTATTAGACCTGCACTGTCACCAGATCAGATCTCACCCCAAAATAGACAAGAGGACAGATTATCTTCAAACTTGAAATGGCATTTGTGTTTTGGAAAGATGTATTTGGAGTTTATTGAATCTGAGTTTGTGGTTTAAGTCATACAGGAGGGCAGAGAGAGAGTGTTGAAAGGAAGTTTACATGTCCCCAAGCTAGCTGACAAATACAAGCATGAATATGCTGTGAAAAACCTTCCCTCCTCCTCGTGCAGTGCCAAAGGGTGAAATATGATAGTTCTCTGTTGTCTGTTGCTTGCAGAATTTTACTTGTAATATATTTTCCACTAGCATCCTAATAGCAGGTCAGATAGACTGTGTTTTGATATCTCTAGTGTGATGAATGTTGTCATCATTCTGGGAGTATTTGCACAGCTATTCAGTTGGTCACAatagctgtggaaaaaaaaatagtggaaTTTACTGAATGATTTACTTGCTGAACACTATTTGTCTGTTTCTCTACAATAAAAACCACAAGACATGtctaatttctatttttcattcttgcttTTCAAGTTTTCATCACTTTGGAGTTTTCGTTTGCTCCATTCCCCACCACAACTCCTGTCTGGATAACTCCCATGCTGGATTCTTTATGTCCTTTTCACAGGTTTTCCCACACTCTTTTCTTAGACCTCATCCCTGCAGAGCTAGTTTTTGCCATCACTTCCCGGTTCTAACTCTTGATTCTCTCCCTTGCCCATCCTCCTTTGCCATTAGGAATCCTGTGGAAACTTTCCAGCTAATTAACCAGCTCAATGCTCGTGCAGGGGAGCGAGGATGCCTCATGGTTGGGTTTGGTGACCTTGGGCAAGGTTGGAGATTCCCCTACTGTGTTGGTACTGGCTGGGAAGCAGAAAGGATCTCCAGATCCTTTTCAGTATCCTGAGCCTTGAATCCCTGTTCTGTGGGGTtgctggaaaggagcagagggagaggagcagtTCTGGCTCAGCTGGCACAGTGGCTGTCGCTTGAGTTGGTTTGAACACTGTGATGATGTATGAGAGGACTGAGACTTTGaagatgatttttattttccagtgcatataaatgaaatttctgGTGTGGCACAGGCTGAGAATGTGACAGTCATCACTGTCTGCAGagaatcaaaaggaaaaaaggaaaggattactatttttttatatgtttgaCAAAAATTGAGGTGTGAATTTATTATTTAGAATCAGCAAGATGAATTCCTTGAAGAAAGTCAAAGTCAATACATAAGGAATCAGTGTTTCGTGGCTTTGTTTCTATATTTTCTGGAAATCCACATGCAAAGCATCCCAGTTCAGTGGGAATTTGTTTACCAGTGTAGCTGTTCACAGGTCCCGTGTGGCGCTTCCGTAgaggcacagacagcagcatGTTCTTTCTCCTATTAGCTCATGATCTCATCACCTTTCCTTTTATGCCATTCTTGCTTGTCAGCTGCTGTTGTGCACTTCTTTGGCTGGCAAGGAGGGTGACTGATAGTTTCTGGAGCTGCTTCTCTTGTTGGTTAGAAGAGTAACATGCCTTACTTTTCCAGGCTCTGGTTGGTCTCTAGAAGCCTGTCACATCCAACAATATTGTAGTCATTATGGCTTTTGAAAAAGATCTACAGATAAAAATCCTCTTTGAATGAAGTTAAAATCTAAatgaatgtgtattttttattttaaaagtctctgCTGTAACATAGTGGCAGAGAGAAGTAAAGGGGACTTTCTTCCTGGCATTGAAGTATTAGGACGGACATTTTGATTGTGTCTGGTAGAGGTGCAAAGGCCATTATTATGGATATAAAATTCTGCAGTCTGTTCTGCATCTCAGTTTCTAGTTCAAGTGGTGTAGTCACAGGGCAAGGGATGTGCTTGCAGTGTTCTGGTGGTGAtggtttgttctttcttttgcttgcaTGTAGGAtgaataattttcatatttatttgccttttgAGTTTTACCAGGTGATCAGCTGTTTTTGCTAGAAGGACACAAAGTAGAAACACTCAATCTTTCAAAACACATCATTCAGTATTTGTGTCTTTTCCAATAGCCCTTCAGGATCATTTACCATAGGATACCTGATTTtaagtttctgttttcttcttgagAGGCTTCATATCCAGTCAAGGGTGCATGATACCATCAGCTGGAATGTAATAGTCCTTGTAttgcctgtgtgtctgtgttaaTTCATTGCAGAAGCTCATTTATTCTCAACCTCTGACTTAACTGAGAGCTTAACTGACTGTCCAGATCAGTGCATAGATCACCTCATCTCCCTTGAGAAACTACACGTAATTTTGAGGTGGTTAATTTTTGCGTGCTATGATGGATGTAGTCTTTGTCTATTTTAACGTGATTTCTCACAATCTCTTTCTCAGttaagaaaggcaaaaaatcttcagatATCTTCAGTCCATATGGGTGGATTCTGAATGAGTTGTGAATTCTTAGGAAAGAGAGTCTAAGTGGAAATTCAGTTCCATCAACACATTGTCAAATAATAAACAGAAAGTGAGATGTCTCAGA is from Corvus moneduloides isolate bCorMon1 chromosome 5, bCorMon1.pri, whole genome shotgun sequence and encodes:
- the RNF103 gene encoding E3 ubiquitin-protein ligase RNF103 isoform X2 gives rise to the protein MVLRGSTSAGTHAVLQNASNPGLRLGAPGKMWVKLCCLLLYFLALFVLARVFEAVAWYESGFLATQLVDPVALSFRKLRTILECRGLGHSGLPEKKDVRELVEKSGDLMEGELYSALKEEEASESVSSTNFSGEMHFYELVEDTKDGIWLVQILQEEGLAEIHPHYVGSTNQYFQGKSHA